The Metabacillus schmidteae nucleotide sequence CGAAGTTTATCACAGCTGTCCATCTTCATAGGATTGGTAAAGGTGCGTGGGGCTGTTTAAAAAATTATACTGTGAAGCGACCAATCACTAGTATAAGAGAAAAAATATCTATGGAAACTGCCCTTAGTCAGGAAATTGCTTATTATTTTACATCAAAGTACTTAATGGAGTTATCAGATATTTTAATTCCTTTTGCTGATGAAGGAGCAGATTTAGTATTTGAAATACACTTGGATATTGGAAGAAAAGGAATGACAAAGGAATTAATTCAAGAAATGACAGGGAGAATTGAAGCCATGGGAATTGAGGCAAAAATAAAACCGGAATCATATACAGCTTTTAGCTATGCCAATAGATATACGAAATGAAAATTATATAGTATTAAATAAGAAGATACTCTGCAAGAGTATCATTTTTTTGTCATACGTTAAGAAAGAATAAATTAAGCTGTCTGGAAGAATATATGATGTGATGGCTAATTTTAAGAGAGAATTATTCGTGCACCAGCGCACCACACTCCGCCTTTCATGCTCGCCAGTCAGCGAGTTTTATTTTTTGAAAACACTTTCATAGGTGAATGATTGTTACGTCCTAATCTCTCCATAAGGACTTGGCAATTTCTAATCTTTTCACAAATATAGGATGGTAAACGAAGAAATAGAAATACATTTTATGATATGATAGATTAGGAACCTTTAACACACCTCTTTGTGGAGAAAAATAGCTTTTTAAGAGAGGAAGAACAACATGTTTAGCTTAGATGACAATGAATTGAACGGATTAACTATACAGGATTTAATGATTTCAGGAGATAAAGTAGCTCATGTTCAAATAGGTAATAATTTAGAGCATGCCTTGCTTGTTTTAACGAAAACAGGCTATACAGCCATCCCTGTTTTAGATCCAACGTTTAAATTACATGGACTTATTGGAATGAATTTAATCATGGACAATATTTTTGGACTAGAACGAATTGAATTCGAAAAGTTAGATAGGATGAAGGTTGAAGAAGTGATGAATACGGATATTCCTAGATTATATTTACATGATTCGCTTGAAAAAGGATTAGAGCTTGTTGTGAATCATCCATTTGTTTGCGTGATAAATGAAACTAACACTTTTGAAGGAATATTTACAAGAAGAGCAATATTAAAAAAGGTAAAAAAGCAAGTCGACTTACTAAAAATGAACATGTATGTGAATAATGAAAAAGATTGAAAGACTAGTAAAAGGGACTGTCCTCATTTCAAAACAAAAGGACCGTCCCTTTTATTCAGCTTGTGAAGTTTTATAGTACTTATTTTATAAAGGCGGTATTATGTCAATGGAACAAGATCAGTTTGTATTAGAAACAAAGGGTCGTAAAACAAAACGGCCTTATGTACTAGCTACCGTGATGTTGGCAATGTTTATGGCAGCAATTGAAGCTACAATTGTAGCAACGGCAATGCCTGCAATTGTGGCTGAATTAGAGGATTTTTCTCTATATAGCTGGGTATTTTCATCTTATTTATTAATGAATGCTGTGACTGTGTTGATTTATGGAAAATTATCGGACTTATTTGGTAGGAAGCCTGTTTTGACAGTGGGGATCGTTATCTTTTTATTCGGATCTGTTTTTTGTGGAGTGGCTTCATCTATGGAAATGCTTATTTTTGCACGTTTTGTTCAAGGATTTGGTGCTGGTGCAATTATGCCTATTGCTACAACGATTGTAGGCGATATCTATACAAAGGAAGAAAGGGCAAAGATTCAAGGTTTTTTATCTAGTGTATGGGGAATCTCAGCGATTATGGGTCCTGCTATTGGTGGTTTGTTAGTTGAATTTGTAAGTTGGAGATTTGTTTTTTGGATCAATATTCCACTTGGAGTTCTTGCCATAATCGGATTATATTTATTTCTACATGAAAACATAGAGAAGCAAAAACCAAAGATTGATTATGGCGGTGCTATCTTTCTAACAATTGCTGTAACCTCCTTTATGTTTATTTTAGTCGAAGGAGGAGTCCGATTTGAGTGGCTATCAATACCAGTCTTATTGTTAGGTCTATTATCCATACTAAGCTTCATTATTTTTGTGTTTTATGAAAGAAAAGTTGATAACCCTATGATGCCGTTTGATCTCTGGAAAGAAAGATCTATTTTAATCGCAAATCTTACATCCTTAACAACAGGAGTTATGTTAATAGGATTATCAACATTTCTTCCAACATTTGTGCAAGGGGTTATGGAGGAAAAGGCGATCGTAGCTGGCTTTGCTTTGACGGCAATGTCAGTAGGTTGGCCTATTGCTGCAATGATTTCTGGAAGGGCTATTTTGAAAATTGGTTTTAGAACAACCTCTATTTTGGGAGGAATATCTCTAATTTTGGGAAGTATTGTTTTTATATTATTATCAAGCAGTGATAGCCCGGTGTTTGCTGCTTTTGGATCTTTTTTAGTTGGTATAGGTATGGGACTAACAACTACAGCTTTTATTGTTTCGATTCAAAGTACAGTTGAATGGAATAAAAGAGGTGTTGCAACGGCAACCAATATGTTTATGAGAAACGTTGGAAGCACAATTGGTGCGGCTTTATTAGGTGGTATCTTAAACAGCCAGTTACTTTCGTACTTCACTAGGAAAGGGGTGGAGAATGAATTAAATCTCGATTCAACTACTCTTTTATTAGATGAACAACAAAGAACTTCATTAACTGCAAAAGCAAGAATGCTTCTACAAGAAGGTCTTGAAATAGCTCTACATAATGTTTTTTTAGTTGTATTAGGGTTTGCGATTTTAAGCTTCATTCTCATTACCTTTCTGCCCAAGAAAGAAAAAATATAGTGGGGACTGCCCTTAATTTATGGGCAGTCTGTTTATTATGAATCATTCCTACTCTTTTGAAGGAATTCTATTCTGTTCATAAAAGGATCATAAAAGGAAAATCGTTCTATTCCTGGAAGAGATGTCTCTTCCTTTATTGTGACATTATGTTTTCTTAAAACATTTCGTGCTTCTTGTATATCTTCCACTATAAAGGCAGGATGACGTTTACTTATCGTCTCTTCAAACGATTCTACACCTATATGAAGGTGAATATCACCGGCTTTACACCAAAAACCCCCGTTTCTCTTTAATTCCTCAGGCTTTTCAACTTCTTCAAATTTTAATAAATCTAGATAAAAGCTTTTAGCTATATGTTCTTTCCCGAACGGTACACAAATTTGAATATGATCTAAACCTATGATAGAAATATCCATTTCAAACAACCTCCTTTAAAATAGATCTTTACAAAAATAAGCAATATCCTTATGATACTATTGACATCTTAATAATAAAATTAGGATAAAAATGATACTTGTCATAAGGGAAACTTATTGTATAAAAGGGTGAGCGAATGCAAACATCAGAACTTAGAATGCTTGTGGTATTAGCTGAAGAGATGAATATGAGAAAAGCGTCAGAACGGTTATTTGTTTCTCAACCAGCATTATCACAGCGTTTACAAACGATTGAGAAATCTTGGGGATTACAATTATTTATCCGATCGCAAAAGGGGCTTACATTAACTCCTGCTGGTGAAAAAATTGTTGCCTATGCCCGGGAGGTTGTATTGAAAGAAGATAAAGTGAAAGAGGAATTACTAGCACTAGAAGGTGAGGTGCATGGAACATTAAAGCTTGCAGTTGCCTCAATAATTGGGCAACATTGGTTACCAAGTGTGCTAAAAACGTATGTAAGAAAATTTCCTCATGCCAAAATTTCTCTTATAACCGGGTGGAGTAGTGAAATTTTAAAAAGTATGTATGAGGATCATGTGCATGTAGGGATTATTCGTGGTGATCCTGAATGGAAGGGTATGAAAAAACACCTATTAACGGACACACTATACCTTGTTGATACAGAGATACAAAATATTGAAGAGGTACTACATACTGAAAGACCTTTTATCCAATTTAAAAGTGATTCCTCATATTATCAGGAAATACAAGACTGGTGGCATCGTCAATTCAATACATCTCCAAAAAGAACCATTGTTGTAGACCAAATTGAAACTTGTAAACAAATGGCCTTAAATGGTATTGGGTATGCAATCCTTCCTTCCGTCACATTAAAAGAAGAAGAGCAGGAGGTTTTCAAAATTCCGCTTCTTGATGATGATGGAAAACCAATTGAAAGAAATACTTGGTTATTAGGCTTTGAGTCATCTTTTGAATTAAAACAAGTAAAGGCATTTTTGGAGATTGTTGAGGAACATCAAAAGGGAGAGTATAAACATTTATAAAAATTTGAATTCGACAATATGACAAATTTAGCTTATATCTTGTCAACAGATTGTTCCTTTGATACAGTAAAGAATGACTGACATAGTACAAGGAGGAAATACATATGAAAATGATGGATGCAAATGAGATTATCTCATTTATACAAAACAGTACTAAATCAACACCTGTAAAGGTTTATGTAAAAGGAAACCTTGAAGGAATAAACTTTGGTGAATCAGCACAAACGTTTATTACTGGAAACACAGGAGTTGTTTTCGGGGAATGGGCTGATATTGAAGCAGCATTAGAGAGCAACAAAGAAAACATCGAAGATTACGTTATTGAAAATGACCGTCGTAATTCAGCGATCCCTTTATTAGACTTAAAAGGAATTAAAGCACGAATTGAGCCGGGTGCAATTATTCGTGATCAAGTAGAAATTGGTGACAATGCAGTCATTATGATGGGGGCTTCTATCAATATTGGTTCAGTTATTGGTGAAGGAACAATGATTGATATGAACGCAACATTAGGTGGACGTGCTACAGTAGGTAAAAACTGTCACATTGGTGCAGGTTCTGTATTAGCTGGTGTAATTGAGCCGCCTTCTGCAAAACCAGTAGTTATTGAAGATGATGTATTAATCGGTGCTAATTGTGTTGTTCTTGAAGGTGTAACTGTTGGTAAAGGGGCTGTTGTAGGTGCTGGATCTATCGTAACGAAAGACGTTGAGCCATATACTGTTGTTTATGGTGCACCAGCTCGTAAAATTAAAGATATTGATGCTCAAACACAATCTAAAACAGAAATTATGCAAGAGTTAAGACAATTATAAGAATGGTGAGGATGACTCTAAATGGCCTATATTAGACTATTTGGTATAGTCATCCTCTTCTGTATAGAGAGGATTGGTCATTGTGGGGATAGAACACCTCATTCGAATTCGCAGAGATTTACATCGCATACCAGAGATTGGCTTTCAGGAATTTAAAACTCAACAGTATCTTTTGAATATATTAAAACAATTACCGGAAGGTCGTTTGGAAGTAAAAACGTGGAAAACTGGTATTTTTGCATTAGTTAAAGGAACAAATCCAAAGAAAACGATTGGCTATAGAGCTGATATTGATGGGTTGCCAATAACAGAAGAAACAGACTATGACTTTCGTTCTGAACATCCCGGATATATGCATGCATGTGGGCATGATCTACATATGACAATAGCGGTTGGAATCTTAACACATTTTGTGAATAATCCAATTACAGATAATGTTTTGTTTTTATTCCAGCCAGCTGAAGAAGGACCGGGTGGAGCGGAGCCAATGTTAAATAGTGATATTGCTAAAGAATGGAAACCCGATTTGATAACTGCCCTCCACATATCACCAGAGCTTCCAGTGGGAACAATTGCTACAAAACCCGGTTTGCTATTTGCCAACACATCAGAATTGTTTATCGATCTAAAAGGAAAAGGTGGACA carries:
- a CDS encoding ribonuclease H-like YkuK family protein yields the protein MIDSFTFYNVSEKNMSFQNVLERIKGFMLKDPRSVYVLSIGSDSHVHQTETKFITAVHLHRIGKGAWGCLKNYTVKRPITSIREKISMETALSQEIAYYFTSKYLMELSDILIPFADEGADLVFEIHLDIGRKGMTKELIQEMTGRIEAMGIEAKIKPESYTAFSYANRYTK
- the cbpB gene encoding cyclic-di-AMP-binding protein CbpB — translated: MFSLDDNELNGLTIQDLMISGDKVAHVQIGNNLEHALLVLTKTGYTAIPVLDPTFKLHGLIGMNLIMDNIFGLERIEFEKLDRMKVEEVMNTDIPRLYLHDSLEKGLELVVNHPFVCVINETNTFEGIFTRRAILKKVKKQVDLLKMNMYVNNEKD
- a CDS encoding MDR family MFS transporter, whose protein sequence is MSMEQDQFVLETKGRKTKRPYVLATVMLAMFMAAIEATIVATAMPAIVAELEDFSLYSWVFSSYLLMNAVTVLIYGKLSDLFGRKPVLTVGIVIFLFGSVFCGVASSMEMLIFARFVQGFGAGAIMPIATTIVGDIYTKEERAKIQGFLSSVWGISAIMGPAIGGLLVEFVSWRFVFWINIPLGVLAIIGLYLFLHENIEKQKPKIDYGGAIFLTIAVTSFMFILVEGGVRFEWLSIPVLLLGLLSILSFIIFVFYERKVDNPMMPFDLWKERSILIANLTSLTTGVMLIGLSTFLPTFVQGVMEEKAIVAGFALTAMSVGWPIAAMISGRAILKIGFRTTSILGGISLILGSIVFILLSSSDSPVFAAFGSFLVGIGMGLTTTAFIVSIQSTVEWNKRGVATATNMFMRNVGSTIGAALLGGILNSQLLSYFTRKGVENELNLDSTTLLLDEQQRTSLTAKARMLLQEGLEIALHNVFLVVLGFAILSFILITFLPKKEKI
- a CDS encoding VOC family protein — its product is MDISIIGLDHIQICVPFGKEHIAKSFYLDLLKFEEVEKPEELKRNGGFWCKAGDIHLHIGVESFEETISKRHPAFIVEDIQEARNVLRKHNVTIKEETSLPGIERFSFYDPFMNRIEFLQKSRNDS
- a CDS encoding LysR family transcriptional regulator; protein product: MQTSELRMLVVLAEEMNMRKASERLFVSQPALSQRLQTIEKSWGLQLFIRSQKGLTLTPAGEKIVAYAREVVLKEDKVKEELLALEGEVHGTLKLAVASIIGQHWLPSVLKTYVRKFPHAKISLITGWSSEILKSMYEDHVHVGIIRGDPEWKGMKKHLLTDTLYLVDTEIQNIEEVLHTERPFIQFKSDSSYYQEIQDWWHRQFNTSPKRTIVVDQIETCKQMALNGIGYAILPSVTLKEEEQEVFKIPLLDDDGKPIERNTWLLGFESSFELKQVKAFLEIVEEHQKGEYKHL
- the dapD gene encoding 2,3,4,5-tetrahydropyridine-2,6-dicarboxylate N-acetyltransferase produces the protein MKMMDANEIISFIQNSTKSTPVKVYVKGNLEGINFGESAQTFITGNTGVVFGEWADIEAALESNKENIEDYVIENDRRNSAIPLLDLKGIKARIEPGAIIRDQVEIGDNAVIMMGASINIGSVIGEGTMIDMNATLGGRATVGKNCHIGAGSVLAGVIEPPSAKPVVIEDDVLIGANCVVLEGVTVGKGAVVGAGSIVTKDVEPYTVVYGAPARKIKDIDAQTQSKTEIMQELRQL
- a CDS encoding N-acetyldiaminopimelate deacetylase, which gives rise to MVGIEHLIRIRRDLHRIPEIGFQEFKTQQYLLNILKQLPEGRLEVKTWKTGIFALVKGTNPKKTIGYRADIDGLPITEETDYDFRSEHPGYMHACGHDLHMTIAVGILTHFVNNPITDNVLFLFQPAEEGPGGAEPMLNSDIAKEWKPDLITALHISPELPVGTIATKPGLLFANTSELFIDLKGKGGHAAYPHTTNDMVVAACSLVTQLQTIVARNIDPLDSAVITIGKITGGTVQNIIAENARLEGTIRTLSVESMVKVKERIEAIVKGHEIGYSCKATIDYGSMYHQVDNDEKLTREFMTYISEGTSYDVRECTEAMTGEDFGYMVDQISGFMFWLGVGSPYGLHHSKLQPDESAIEVAVDIMCKYISFKSNQ